A DNA window from Deinococcus multiflagellatus contains the following coding sequences:
- a CDS encoding aldo/keto reductase → MEYRKLLGTDLTVSAVGFGVWTVGTTWWGVKDEAMGKALLRRAFDLGITFFDNADTYASGRAEELQREALGDLRDQIVIGTKFGYDIYNHPDRPGQQERPHDWSPAHLRRALEGSLKRLGTDRIDYYQLHNPRMDAILRDDLWAELDRARAEGLILAYGTALGPAQHERQIEEGIASVRDRRAPTQIIYNLLEQALGEQILPVAEEVGVGVMARVPHASGLLEGYMSLDTEFEPGDHRNWRMTTNARRKAWMEDGLKKVEQLQEGFVQGKGRTIGQLAIQFALRSPAMASVLPNIYSEEGLREYAATFDAAPLTDEEFEGIQTLYRANFGMTHDLRGQVVAQ, encoded by the coding sequence ATGGAATACCGCAAGTTGCTGGGCACCGACCTGACCGTGAGCGCGGTGGGCTTTGGCGTGTGGACGGTGGGCACCACCTGGTGGGGCGTCAAGGACGAGGCGATGGGCAAGGCGCTGCTGAGGCGGGCCTTTGACCTGGGCATCACTTTTTTTGACAACGCCGACACCTACGCCTCGGGCCGCGCGGAGGAGTTGCAGCGCGAGGCCCTGGGGGACCTGCGCGACCAGATCGTGATTGGCACGAAGTTCGGCTACGACATCTACAACCACCCCGACCGCCCCGGGCAGCAGGAGCGCCCCCACGACTGGTCGCCGGCCCACCTGCGCCGCGCGCTGGAAGGCAGCCTGAAGCGGCTGGGCACCGACCGCATTGACTACTACCAGCTGCACAACCCGCGCATGGACGCCATCCTGCGCGACGACCTGTGGGCCGAACTGGACCGGGCCAGGGCCGAGGGCCTGATTCTGGCCTACGGCACCGCCCTGGGCCCGGCCCAGCACGAGCGCCAGATTGAAGAGGGCATAGCCAGCGTGCGCGACCGCCGCGCGCCCACCCAGATCATCTACAACCTGCTGGAACAGGCGCTGGGCGAGCAGATTCTGCCCGTGGCCGAGGAGGTGGGTGTGGGCGTGATGGCCCGCGTGCCGCACGCTTCGGGGCTGCTGGAAGGCTACATGAGCCTGGACACCGAATTTGAACCCGGCGACCACCGCAACTGGCGCATGACCACCAACGCCCGCCGCAAGGCCTGGATGGAAGATGGCCTGAAAAAGGTGGAGCAGTTGCAGGAAGGTTTTGTGCAGGGCAAGGGCCGCACCATTGGCCAGCTGGCGATTCAGTTCGCCCTGCGCTCCCCGGCGATGGCGAGCGTGCTGCCCAATATCTACTCCGAAGAGGGCCTGCGCGAGTACGCCGCCACCTTTGACGCCGCGCCCCTCACCGACGAGGAATTCGAAGGCATTCAGACGCTCTACCGCGCCAACTTCGGCATGACCCATGACCTGCGCGGTCAGGTGGTGGCCCAGTGA
- a CDS encoding VOC family protein: MLKHVSFLTRDLAAAVAFYTRLGGVVEKQLTTPEGYGRAVVRLGTGRLQFFEVGGEVPAPHSHWAEHIALHVQGLRALLPVLRAQGVPVTRDLQPSPGGRDMAFVQDPDGRQVELLEGGTVDG; the protein is encoded by the coding sequence ATGCTCAAGCACGTCTCCTTCCTGACCCGCGACCTGGCCGCCGCCGTGGCCTTTTACACCCGCCTGGGCGGCGTGGTCGAAAAGCAGCTCACCACCCCCGAAGGCTATGGCCGCGCGGTGGTGCGCCTGGGCACGGGCCGCCTGCAGTTTTTCGAGGTGGGCGGGGAAGTGCCCGCGCCCCACTCCCACTGGGCCGAGCACATCGCCCTGCATGTTCAGGGCCTGCGCGCCCTGCTGCCAGTGCTACGTGCCCAGGGCGTGCCCGTAACCCGCGACCTGCAGCCCAGCCCCGGCGGGCGCGACATGGCCTTCGTGCAGGACCCGGACGGGCGGCAGGTGGAGCTGCTGGAAGGGGGAACGGTTGATGGATGA
- a CDS encoding threonine aldolase family protein yields the protein MPLPVIADLRSDTVTTPTPAMREAMAQAPVGDDVYGEDPTVNALQAEVARLTGHEAGLFMPSGTMTNQVAIALHTRRGEEAICAEGSHIYEWELGMMATFSGVVPRFVPAPLGVPAPEDVRAAIRRSIHQSPTGMISLENTHNKAGGTVISPEVLHQIRAVATEEGLPFHLDGARVYNAAVALGVELREVTGMFDTVSVCLSKGLGAPVGSVLTGSAAAMKQAHRYRKMMGGGMRQAGVLAAAALVALREGPARLAEDHRRARVLAEGLVNAGFRVNLAAVQTNIVYAAVPDAAQRAATWAEQGVLANALGPDSVRFVLHHQIDDEALARAIGVLTA from the coding sequence ATGCCCCTGCCCGTGATTGCTGATCTGCGCTCGGATACCGTCACCACGCCCACGCCGGCCATGCGTGAAGCGATGGCCCAGGCCCCCGTGGGCGACGACGTGTACGGCGAGGACCCCACTGTGAATGCCCTGCAGGCCGAGGTGGCCCGCCTCACCGGCCACGAGGCGGGGCTGTTCATGCCGTCCGGCACCATGACCAATCAGGTCGCCATTGCCCTGCACACGCGCCGGGGCGAGGAAGCCATCTGCGCCGAGGGCTCGCACATCTACGAGTGGGAACTGGGCATGATGGCCACCTTCAGCGGCGTGGTGCCGCGTTTTGTGCCCGCGCCGCTGGGGGTGCCCGCCCCCGAGGATGTGCGCGCCGCCATTCGCCGCAGCATTCACCAGTCGCCCACCGGCATGATCAGCCTGGAAAACACGCACAACAAGGCGGGTGGCACGGTGATTTCCCCTGAAGTGCTGCACCAGATCCGCGCGGTGGCCACCGAAGAAGGACTGCCCTTTCACCTGGACGGCGCCCGCGTATACAACGCGGCGGTGGCGCTGGGCGTGGAACTCCGCGAAGTGACGGGCATGTTCGACACCGTCAGCGTGTGCCTGAGCAAGGGGCTGGGCGCGCCGGTGGGCAGTGTGCTGACTGGCTCGGCAGCGGCCATGAAGCAGGCGCACCGCTACCGCAAGATGATGGGCGGCGGGATGCGGCAGGCGGGCGTGCTGGCCGCCGCCGCGCTGGTGGCCTTGCGAGAAGGCCCCGCCCGGCTGGCCGAAGACCACCGCCGCGCCCGCGTGCTGGCCGAGGGACTGGTGAACGCCGGCTTCCGCGTGAATCTGGCCGCCGTGCAGACCAACATCGTGTACGCCGCGGTGCCAGACGCCGCCCAGCGGGCCGCCACCTGGGCCGAGCAGGGGGTGCTGGCCAATGCCCTGGGCCCGGATTCGGTGCGGTTTGTGCTCCACCACCAGATTGACGACGAGGCACTGGCCCGCGCGATAGGGGTGCTGACGGCGTAA
- the mnmD gene encoding tRNA (5-methylaminomethyl-2-thiouridine)(34)-methyltransferase MnmD, with protein sequence MTRDEPPAYALLPTPDGSRTAFNARYGEAYGSRHGAAAQARHVFVEGTGTHWHPAPRVLEIGFGVGVNFRATLADTAARGTALHYRAYEFDPAPREVLRAVAEGGQGAEHPAWAALLAAWPETGGAQGEVEVEAGGVRVTVTFADVLAADLPRDWATALYLDGFSPSRNPEVWTPDFVARLAGALAPGGVLGTYSAAGHVRRALAAAGLRAERRPGAPGKRECLRAVRDVESGAWEVEEGPL encoded by the coding sequence ATGACCCGCGATGAGCCGCCCGCCTACGCCCTGCTGCCCACCCCGGATGGGTCGCGCACGGCCTTCAATGCCCGGTACGGCGAGGCGTATGGGTCGCGGCACGGCGCGGCGGCGCAGGCGCGGCATGTGTTTGTGGAGGGCACGGGCACCCACTGGCACCCCGCGCCCCGGGTGCTGGAGATTGGCTTCGGGGTGGGCGTGAACTTCCGGGCCACGCTGGCCGACACGGCGGCGCGCGGCACGGCGCTGCACTACCGCGCCTACGAATTCGACCCCGCCCCGCGCGAGGTGCTGCGCGCCGTGGCCGAGGGCGGGCAGGGGGCTGAACATCCCGCCTGGGCCGCCCTGCTGGCCGCGTGGCCGGAGACCGGCGGCGCGCAGGGTGAGGTGGAGGTGGAGGCCGGCGGCGTGCGGGTGACCGTCACCTTTGCCGATGTGCTGGCCGCAGACCTGCCCCGAGACTGGGCCACCGCCCTATACCTGGACGGCTTCTCGCCGTCGCGCAACCCGGAGGTCTGGACGCCGGACTTTGTGGCGCGGCTGGCGGGCGCCCTGGCGCCGGGCGGCGTGCTGGGCACCTACAGCGCGGCGGGGCATGTGCGCCGGGCGCTGGCGGCGGCGGGGCTGCGGGCAGAGCGGCGGCCCGGCGCGCCAGGGAAACGGGAATGCCTGCGAGCGGTGCGGGACGTGGAGAGTGGGGCGTGGGAAGTGGAGGAAGGGCCGCTTTGA
- a CDS encoding trans-sulfuration enzyme family protein: protein MSAPKPAPDLTTLAARAGEEARPNRSAPLVEPIYQSTVYAFADLDDLDRAMSGEEPASFYYRNGTPNAATLERALAALEGTEAALVAGSGMAAISAALLGVLRSGDHIITDARVYGVTYALLKEEFPRLGIEVSFVDACNHEEVGAAFRANTRVLHVESLTNPLMTVPDLPALAALAHERGALLSVDNTFASPAMLRPAEHGADLVTHSVSKYLSGHSTAFGGVACGRADLIAQARTRLLRLGGTMSAFDAWMTLQGLKTLGLRMRAHSGNAQAVADVLVNHPRVKAVYHPGLSDHPQFHLAMDLFPNGFGGMLSAEIEDAPGFVKALAGRIPLAPSLADVVTTLSWPWGTSHRPLPEAERRRLGITPNLLRLSIGIEDIGDLLGEFEAALEG from the coding sequence GTGAGCGCCCCCAAGCCTGCCCCTGACCTGACCACCCTGGCCGCCCGCGCGGGCGAGGAGGCCCGCCCGAACCGCTCGGCGCCGCTGGTGGAGCCGATCTACCAGAGCACCGTCTACGCCTTTGCCGATCTGGACGACCTGGACCGCGCCATGAGCGGTGAAGAACCGGCCAGCTTCTACTACCGCAACGGCACGCCCAACGCCGCCACGCTGGAACGCGCCCTGGCCGCCCTGGAAGGCACCGAGGCCGCCCTGGTGGCCGGCAGCGGGATGGCGGCCATCAGCGCGGCGCTGCTGGGGGTGCTGCGTTCAGGCGACCACATCATCACCGACGCCCGCGTGTACGGCGTGACGTACGCCCTGCTGAAGGAGGAGTTTCCTCGCCTGGGCATCGAGGTGTCCTTTGTGGACGCGTGCAACCACGAGGAGGTGGGCGCCGCCTTCCGGGCGAACACCCGCGTGCTGCATGTGGAGAGCCTGACCAATCCGCTGATGACGGTGCCGGACCTGCCGGCCCTGGCGGCGCTGGCCCACGAACGCGGCGCCCTGCTGAGCGTGGACAACACCTTTGCCAGCCCCGCCATGCTGCGGCCTGCCGAACACGGCGCCGATCTGGTGACGCACTCGGTCAGCAAGTACCTCAGCGGGCACAGCACCGCCTTCGGGGGCGTGGCGTGTGGGCGCGCCGACCTGATCGCCCAGGCCCGCACCCGCTTGCTGCGCCTGGGCGGCACGATGAGCGCCTTTGACGCCTGGATGACCCTGCAGGGCCTCAAAACCCTGGGCCTGCGCATGCGTGCCCACAGCGGCAACGCGCAGGCGGTGGCCGACGTGCTGGTCAACCACCCGCGCGTGAAGGCGGTGTACCATCCGGGGCTCAGCGACCACCCGCAGTTTCACCTGGCGATGGACCTGTTCCCGAATGGGTTTGGCGGCATGCTCAGCGCCGAGATCGAGGACGCGCCCGGTTTTGTGAAGGCCCTGGCGGGCCGCATTCCCCTGGCCCCCAGCCTCGCGGACGTGGTGACCACGCTGTCGTGGCCCTGGGGTACCTCGCACCGCCCGCTGCCTGAAGCCGAGCGCCGCCGCCTGGGCATCACGCCGAATCTGCTGCGCCTGAGCATTGGGATTGAGGATATTGGCGACCTGCTGGGCGAGTTTGAAGCGGCCTTAGAAGGTTGA
- a CDS encoding chlorite dismutase family protein: MMVDLDPSGQVTQREPDRAQRQFLNYAFFKLDPTFRRLPHAEREELKAEFLAAAQGWVDDAQAEQGLIQRPYSLVGVRGDVDFMLWRIAFDVREFQDAQARLNRTRLMGYLSQPYNFVSMNKRSQYVNRVEGSGHGLEILPGQGKFLFIYPFVKTRAWYDLTPHSRQGMMDEHIYASGPFKGVRINTSYSYGIDDQEFVVSFDSDHPQEFVDLVHRLRYTEASMYTLQDTPMFTCVKKELAEVLNDLG; encoded by the coding sequence ATGATGGTGGACCTGGACCCCAGCGGGCAGGTGACGCAGAGGGAACCCGACCGCGCCCAGCGCCAGTTTCTGAACTACGCCTTTTTCAAGCTGGACCCCACCTTTCGCCGCCTACCGCACGCCGAGCGCGAAGAACTGAAGGCCGAGTTCCTGGCCGCCGCCCAGGGCTGGGTGGACGACGCACAGGCCGAGCAGGGCCTGATTCAGCGCCCCTACTCGCTGGTGGGCGTGCGCGGCGACGTGGATTTCATGCTGTGGCGCATCGCCTTTGACGTGCGCGAGTTTCAGGACGCCCAGGCCCGGCTGAACCGCACCCGCCTGATGGGCTACCTGTCGCAGCCCTACAACTTCGTGTCCATGAACAAGCGCAGCCAGTATGTCAACCGCGTGGAGGGCAGCGGGCACGGGCTGGAAATCCTGCCGGGGCAGGGCAAATTCCTGTTCATCTACCCCTTCGTGAAAACGCGGGCGTGGTACGACCTGACCCCCCACAGCCGCCAGGGCATGATGGACGAGCACATCTACGCCAGCGGCCCCTTCAAGGGCGTGCGGATCAACACCAGCTACTCCTACGGCATTGACGACCAGGAGTTTGTGGTGAGCTTCGACTCCGACCACCCGCAAGAATTCGTGGATCTGGTGCACCGCCTGCGCTACACCGAAGCCAGCATGTACACCTTGCAGGACACCCCGATGTTCACCTGCGTAAAGAAAGAATTGGCCGAAGTTCTGAACGACCTGGGCTGA
- the lepB gene encoding signal peptidase I — protein MTRPDKPALSPLQKLWKEVLEPIVFAVVITQFVATLVGVDGVSMMPNLRDRERVFVPKYETWLHKAGIGEFKRGDILIFKPPREASAKIENLTKAAPLNLWTYRPFLIKRLIGLPGDKIRIQGGEVSVNGVKLDSGWTTDFWKAQGCWDTESPVANLAQSSRIGERGFMQSVNVVQDQEEFTVPAGHYYVMGDNRTATGSEDSRIVGPVPRRDVAGRAAAVVWPIMRKVNVKGACQIGAKPEFSGDSVLNWRVLSRPAAFTELQNALNR, from the coding sequence ATGACCAGACCAGACAAGCCCGCCCTGAGCCCCCTTCAGAAACTGTGGAAGGAAGTGCTGGAACCCATCGTGTTCGCGGTGGTGATCACGCAGTTTGTTGCCACGCTGGTGGGCGTGGACGGCGTGAGCATGATGCCCAACCTGCGTGACCGCGAGCGCGTGTTTGTGCCCAAGTACGAAACGTGGCTGCACAAGGCGGGCATTGGCGAGTTCAAGCGCGGCGATATCCTGATTTTCAAGCCCCCGCGCGAGGCCAGCGCCAAGATTGAAAACCTCACCAAGGCCGCGCCCCTGAACCTGTGGACCTACCGGCCCTTTCTGATCAAGCGCCTGATCGGCCTGCCCGGCGACAAGATCCGCATTCAGGGCGGCGAGGTGAGCGTGAACGGCGTGAAGCTGGATTCAGGCTGGACCACCGATTTCTGGAAGGCCCAGGGCTGCTGGGACACGGAAAGCCCGGTGGCGAATCTGGCGCAGTCGAGCCGCATTGGTGAGCGTGGGTTCATGCAGAGTGTGAACGTGGTCCAGGACCAGGAAGAGTTCACGGTGCCGGCGGGGCACTACTACGTGATGGGCGACAACCGCACCGCCACTGGCTCGGAAGATTCGCGCATCGTGGGGCCGGTGCCCCGGCGCGATGTGGCCGGGCGAGCGGCGGCCGTGGTGTGGCCCATCATGCGCAAGGTCAATGTCAAAGGCGCCTGCCAGATCGGTGCCAAGCCTGAGTTCAGCGGCGACAGCGTGCTGAACTGGCGGGTGCTAAGCCGCCCAGCCGCCTTTACCGAGTTGCAGAACGCCCTGAACCGCTGA
- a CDS encoding isocitrate/isopropylmalate dehydrogenase family protein translates to MATYRICLIEGDGIGHEVIPAARRVLDAAGFSAEYVHAEAGYEYYLDHGTSVPQATYDAVENTHATLFGAATSPSGEKPAGFFGAIRHLRQKYGLYANVRPTKTRPVPGAYENVDLVIVRENTQGLYVEQERRYGDTAIADTVITKDASLRIGKFAAELAMKRGKRLTVVHKANVLPVTQGLFLNTILDHAAGVDGLNTTTMIVDNAAMQLVRNPQQFDVMVMTNMFGDILSDLAAGLVGGLGIAASGNVGDQFGIFESVHGSAPDIAGQGISNPTATILAAVLMLDHIGDHDTARRIDAAVNKVLVEGPRTRDLGGTAGTEEFTNAVIKALA, encoded by the coding sequence ATGGCGACCTACCGCATCTGCTTGATTGAAGGCGACGGCATTGGCCACGAGGTCATCCCCGCCGCCCGCCGCGTGCTCGACGCCGCTGGCTTTAGCGCCGAATATGTGCACGCCGAAGCCGGCTACGAGTACTACCTGGACCACGGCACCAGCGTCCCCCAGGCCACCTACGACGCCGTGGAGAACACCCACGCCACCCTGTTTGGCGCCGCCACCAGCCCCAGCGGCGAGAAACCCGCCGGGTTCTTTGGCGCCATTCGCCACCTGCGCCAGAAGTACGGCCTGTACGCCAACGTGCGCCCCACCAAGACCCGCCCGGTGCCCGGCGCCTACGAAAACGTGGACCTCGTGATTGTCCGCGAGAACACCCAGGGCCTGTACGTGGAGCAGGAGCGCCGCTACGGCGACACCGCCATTGCCGACACCGTGATCACCAAGGACGCCAGCCTGCGCATCGGCAAATTTGCCGCCGAACTGGCCATGAAGCGCGGCAAGCGACTGACGGTGGTGCACAAGGCCAACGTGCTGCCCGTGACCCAGGGCCTGTTCCTGAACACCATTTTGGACCACGCGGCGGGCGTGGACGGCCTGAACACGACCACCATGATCGTGGACAACGCCGCCATGCAGCTGGTGCGCAACCCCCAGCAGTTCGACGTGATGGTGATGACCAACATGTTCGGCGACATCCTGTCCGACCTCGCCGCCGGTTTGGTGGGCGGCCTGGGCATCGCCGCCAGCGGCAACGTGGGCGACCAGTTCGGCATTTTCGAGAGCGTGCACGGCAGCGCGCCCGACATTGCCGGGCAGGGCATCAGCAACCCCACCGCCACCATCCTGGCCGCCGTGTTGATGCTGGACCACATTGGCGACCACGACACCGCCCGCCGCATTGACGCGGCCGTGAACAAGGTCCTGGTCGAAGGCCCCCGCACCCGCGACCTGGGCGGCACCGCCGGCACGGAAGAGTTTACGAACGCAGTGATCAAAGCCCTGGCGTAA
- a CDS encoding nitroreductase family protein, which translates to MSAPHPLTPEQVTAFYDAHRTVRQYETHPDGSPLPLPAAHLEAILHAAQRAPTDATAQLYSLIRLTRPEVRARMAELTTNAHIAAASEAFVVCADVRRTGRVLETGGRTPGHWPAIAVHFGIGDAVMAGTNLLTAAELLGYQGCWIGGVLNGLDGILDLLKLPPGVLPFAGLTVGRPAETPPQRPRVPRPLVIHTDEYRDGTEAELQEAVAIMNPIAARGGKPGDWVRLLNAYFGAGGSMEAREVHLVAALKRQGLWAGRGEAHPPSGDA; encoded by the coding sequence ATGAGTGCGCCCCACCCCCTGACCCCGGAACAGGTCACCGCCTTTTACGATGCTCACCGCACGGTGCGGCAGTACGAAACGCACCCGGACGGCTCGCCGCTGCCGCTGCCCGCCGCACACCTGGAAGCCATCCTGCACGCCGCGCAGCGCGCCCCCACCGACGCCACCGCGCAGCTGTATTCCCTGATTCGCCTAACCCGCCCAGAGGTGCGCGCCCGCATGGCCGAGCTGACCACGAACGCGCATATCGCTGCGGCGTCGGAAGCCTTTGTGGTCTGCGCCGACGTGCGGCGCACCGGGCGGGTGCTGGAAACGGGGGGGCGCACCCCCGGGCACTGGCCGGCCATTGCCGTGCACTTCGGCATTGGCGACGCGGTGATGGCCGGCACCAACCTGCTGACCGCCGCCGAACTGCTGGGCTACCAGGGCTGCTGGATTGGCGGGGTGCTGAACGGCCTGGACGGCATTCTGGACCTGCTCAAGCTGCCCCCCGGCGTGCTGCCGTTTGCGGGCCTCACGGTGGGCCGCCCGGCCGAAACGCCGCCCCAGCGCCCCCGCGTGCCGCGCCCGCTGGTCATTCACACCGATGAATACCGCGACGGCACCGAAGCCGAGCTGCAGGAGGCCGTGGCGATCATGAACCCCATTGCCGCGCGGGGAGGCAAGCCCGGCGACTGGGTGCGGCTGCTGAACGCCTACTTTGGCGCAGGGGGCAGCATGGAGGCGCGCGAGGTGCATCTGGTGGCCGCCCTGAAGAGGCAGGGACTGTGGGCCGGTAGGGGCGAGGCTCATCCGCCGTCAGGTGACGCCTGA
- a CDS encoding FAD-dependent oxidoreductase → MNVVVVGAGIAGASAAYFLARGGAAVTVVDAGAHTASHVPSALVNPVRGQSGGVDARALAGMAFTWALVRELEGQGWPVPHGQAGVLRPVPDERARARFERNLPPDLAHRWLRPEESPEPLAPGWAHVLSLPQGGWVDGQALTGALLRASGARVVRGRAVAWTRHEVQLLDAAPLHADAVVVCGGSVGTHWAGEAATHRMGTLLTLDRAVTGQPVSFGAYLAPARTGGVLGATFEAPSPHWQPETLPLPSLGWLLGKGLALSDLRGTQVTGRWTGSRLSGLKAGPQPDGTWRLGGLGSKGFLLGPLLARELAGQLLASRGG, encoded by the coding sequence TTGAACGTCGTGGTGGTGGGGGCGGGCATTGCGGGGGCCTCGGCGGCCTATTTCCTGGCGCGGGGCGGGGCGGCGGTCACCGTGGTGGACGCCGGGGCGCACACCGCCAGCCATGTGCCCAGCGCGCTGGTGAATCCGGTGCGGGGCCAGTCGGGCGGAGTGGACGCGCGGGCGCTGGCGGGCATGGCGTTCACCTGGGCGCTGGTGCGGGAACTGGAAGGCCAGGGGTGGCCTGTTCCCCACGGGCAGGCGGGGGTGCTCCGGCCGGTCCCAGACGAGAGGGCACGTGCCCGCTTTGAACGCAATCTGCCCCCTGACCTGGCGCATAGGTGGCTGAGGCCCGAAGAGTCACCCGAACCGCTGGCTCCTGGCTGGGCGCATGTGCTGTCGCTGCCGCAGGGAGGCTGGGTGGACGGGCAGGCGCTCACCGGGGCGCTGCTGCGCGCTTCGGGGGCGCGGGTGGTGCGGGGGCGGGCGGTGGCCTGGACCAGGCACGAGGTTCAGCTTCTGGACGCCGCCCCCCTGCACGCCGACGCCGTGGTGGTCTGCGGCGGGTCGGTGGGCACGCACTGGGCCGGCGAGGCCGCCACCCACCGCATGGGCACGCTGCTGACCCTAGACCGCGCGGTCACGGGGCAGCCCGTCAGCTTTGGGGCGTATCTGGCCCCGGCGCGGACCGGCGGCGTGCTGGGCGCCACCTTTGAGGCCCCCTCGCCACACTGGCAGCCCGAAACCCTACCCCTCCCCTCGCTGGGCTGGCTACTGGGCAAGGGGCTGGCGCTGAGTGACCTGCGGGGCACTCAGGTCACCGGCCGCTGGACCGGCTCGCGGCTCTCGGGGCTGAAGGCGGGCCCCCAGCCGGACGGGACTTGGCGCCTGGGGGGCCTGGGCAGCAAGGGCTTCCTGCTGGGGCCGCTGCTGGCGCGTGAGCTGGCAGGGCAACTGCTGGCGTCACGCGGCGGGTAA
- a CDS encoding elongation factor G: MPVRVVSLAGHSGAGKTTLAEALLFRSGAISRAGRVEDGTAHSDHTEAEKAHGFSIQTGVLRLNHAGTDLTVLDTPGYADFVREIRGGIRAADSAAVVVSALGGVEVGTERVWATADRFEMPRLVVVNKMDRERADFFAVLADLRASLKGPVAAAWLPLGQGAEFAGVVNVLTGEASPPQALPPALSAPLREAREALTDAIVETDNDLMARYLEGEEVGPEELQAAFWRAVHAGTLYPVLPVSALSGVGIDVLLDLMVQGLRSARERGPLTGVDGQTREPLPDAPFSARVWRVSVDPFVGKLAYIRVWSGTLRPGDPVRNTTQGTDVRPMHLYVPGGKDLTEVHELPAGSIGVLTKLPDLHAGDTLADPAQPIQYDPLWLPEPAHTLAIHPVTRADEDKLGAALARLREEDPTLLYSREPQTGEQLLSGMGDMHLGIAVEKLAALGVNVRTSTPRIPYRETIHAACEAQGKHKKQSGGHGQYGDCRIRIEPGEGFAFRSAVVGGAIPGKYIPSIEKGVQDAMQKGSLAGYPLQDVHVTVLDGSYHDVDSSDIAFRTAGSLALKNALDGARPGLLEPVYQLKVRAPASFTGDLISDLQTRRARVQGMDTSGTVITVTAIVPQAEVQTYSADLRSLTGDRGAFSVKAHGYQPVPDHLAKKIIEERKGELAGA; this comes from the coding sequence ATGCCTGTTCGCGTTGTCAGTCTGGCGGGCCACAGCGGAGCTGGAAAAACCACGCTGGCCGAGGCCCTGCTGTTTCGCAGCGGGGCCATTTCGCGCGCCGGGCGGGTGGAGGACGGCACCGCTCACAGCGACCACACCGAGGCCGAAAAGGCGCACGGCTTTTCCATTCAGACCGGGGTGCTGCGCCTGAACCACGCGGGCACCGACCTGACGGTGCTGGACACGCCGGGCTACGCCGACTTCGTGCGCGAGATTCGCGGCGGGATTCGCGCCGCCGATTCGGCCGCCGTCGTCGTGAGTGCCCTGGGCGGCGTGGAGGTGGGCACCGAGCGCGTGTGGGCCACCGCCGACCGCTTCGAGATGCCCCGGCTGGTTGTGGTGAACAAGATGGACCGCGAGCGCGCCGACTTTTTTGCCGTGCTGGCCGACCTGAGGGCCAGCCTGAAGGGCCCGGTGGCCGCCGCATGGCTGCCGCTGGGCCAGGGCGCGGAGTTTGCGGGGGTGGTGAACGTGCTGACCGGCGAGGCCAGCCCCCCACAGGCCCTGCCGCCCGCCCTGAGTGCGCCCCTGCGGGAAGCGCGCGAGGCCCTGACCGACGCGATTGTGGAAACCGACAACGACCTGATGGCCCGCTATCTGGAAGGCGAGGAGGTGGGCCCAGAAGAGTTGCAGGCCGCCTTCTGGCGCGCGGTGCACGCGGGCACCCTGTACCCGGTGCTGCCCGTGAGCGCCCTGAGCGGCGTGGGCATAGACGTGCTGCTGGACCTGATGGTGCAGGGCCTGCGCTCGGCCCGCGAACGGGGCCCGCTGACCGGCGTGGATGGCCAGACGCGCGAGCCGCTGCCCGACGCCCCCTTCAGCGCGCGGGTGTGGCGGGTGTCGGTGGACCCCTTTGTGGGCAAGCTGGCCTACATTCGCGTGTGGAGCGGCACCCTGCGCCCCGGCGACCCCGTGCGCAACACCACCCAGGGCACCGATGTGCGCCCCATGCACCTCTATGTGCCGGGCGGCAAGGACCTGACCGAGGTGCACGAACTCCCGGCGGGCAGCATTGGCGTGCTCACCAAACTGCCCGACCTGCACGCCGGGGACACCCTGGCCGACCCTGCCCAGCCCATTCAATATGACCCCCTGTGGCTGCCCGAGCCGGCCCACACGCTCGCCATCCACCCCGTCACCCGCGCTGACGAGGACAAGCTGGGCGCCGCCCTGGCCCGCCTGCGCGAGGAAGACCCCACGCTGCTGTACAGCCGAGAGCCGCAGACGGGCGAGCAATTGCTCTCTGGCATGGGGGACATGCACCTGGGCATCGCCGTGGAAAAACTGGCGGCCCTGGGCGTGAACGTCAGGACCAGCACGCCGCGCATTCCCTACCGCGAAACCATTCATGCCGCGTGCGAGGCGCAGGGCAAGCACAAGAAGCAAAGTGGCGGACACGGCCAGTACGGCGACTGCCGCATTCGCATTGAGCCCGGCGAGGGCTTTGCCTTCCGCTCGGCGGTGGTGGGCGGCGCCATTCCCGGCAAGTACATTCCCAGCATTGAAAAAGGCGTGCAGGACGCCATGCAAAAGGGTTCGCTGGCCGGCTACCCCCTCCAGGACGTCCACGTCACCGTGCTGGACGGCAGTTATCACGATGTGGACAGCAGCGACATCGCCTTTCGCACCGCCGGCAGCCTCGCCCTGAAAAATGCCCTGGACGGCGCGCGCCCGGGGCTGCTGGAGCCGGTGTATCAGCTGAAGGTGCGGGCGCCCGCCAGCTTTACCGGCGACCTGATCAGCGACCTGCAAACCCGCCGCGCCCGCGTGCAGGGCATGGACACCAGCGGCACCGTGATTACCGTCACCGCCATCGTGCCCCAGGCCGAGGTGCAGACCTACAGCGCCGACCTGCGCTCGCTGACGGGCGACCGGGGGGCCTTCAGCGTGAAGGCGCACGGCTACCAGCCGGTGCCGGACCATCTGGCGAAAAAGATCATCGAGGAGAGGAAGGGCGAACTGGCCGGGGCGTAG